The Fulvivirga ligni genome window below encodes:
- a CDS encoding TlpA disulfide reductase family protein encodes MNKAFLISLLSIICACSGATQGENEGGDKTITISGTVGYPQTGSIILEKFTENRTVPIDTITLKEDNSYSTQVDVEAAGYYRLNFYNIQLIPLILDDENIQVNVDGNNPRGFKEVKGSSDHDFIEDTQKMFQDFQATSEVQAINQQFMEAQQAGDEEKINSLRDDYLKLDVKFKEKLMAKIDSMGASLGVVEILRSGNFLDKDKHMDFYTSYAELLKKEMPNSPVAQDFVKTVENSKKLAIGQVAPDIALPNPDGEIVKLSSLRGKYVLVDFWAKWCGPCRRENPNVVRLYNKYNDKGFEVYGVSLDRKREDWLQAIEQDGLHWTQVSDLKYWNSDAAKLYNISAIPFAVLLDPDGVIIGKNLRGRELEVKLEEIFNNEG; translated from the coding sequence ATGAATAAAGCATTTTTAATTTCTCTATTGTCTATAATTTGTGCCTGCTCTGGAGCTACTCAGGGAGAAAATGAAGGAGGTGATAAAACCATCACCATTTCTGGAACTGTTGGCTATCCTCAAACGGGGAGCATTATTCTAGAGAAATTCACTGAGAACAGAACAGTGCCTATAGATACGATTACTTTAAAAGAAGATAATTCTTACAGCACACAAGTAGATGTAGAAGCAGCAGGCTATTATCGTCTTAACTTTTATAACATACAGCTAATTCCATTAATACTCGATGATGAGAACATACAGGTAAATGTTGATGGAAATAACCCAAGAGGCTTTAAAGAAGTAAAGGGTTCCAGCGATCATGACTTTATTGAGGATACTCAGAAAATGTTTCAGGACTTTCAGGCTACCAGTGAGGTTCAAGCTATCAATCAGCAGTTTATGGAAGCTCAACAGGCTGGTGATGAGGAGAAGATCAATTCGTTAAGAGATGATTACTTAAAGCTTGATGTAAAGTTTAAAGAGAAACTGATGGCTAAAATAGATAGCATGGGAGCCTCTTTGGGTGTGGTTGAGATTTTAAGAAGTGGAAACTTCCTTGATAAGGATAAACATATGGATTTCTATACCTCTTATGCTGAGCTTTTGAAAAAGGAAATGCCAAACTCTCCAGTTGCTCAGGATTTTGTTAAGACCGTAGAAAATTCTAAGAAATTGGCTATCGGTCAGGTTGCTCCGGATATTGCTTTACCAAACCCTGATGGTGAGATTGTGAAATTATCTTCTCTAAGAGGTAAATACGTGTTGGTTGACTTCTGGGCAAAATGGTGCGGACCTTGTAGAAGAGAAAACCCTAATGTGGTAAGACTTTATAACAAGTATAATGACAAAGGCTTTGAGGTATATGGTGTTTCTTTAGACAGAAAAAGAGAAGACTGGCTACAAGCCATAGAGCAGGATGGCCTGCACTGGACTCAGGTTTCTGATCTTAAATACTGGAACTCTGATGCCGCCAAGCTTTATAATATCAGTGCTATTCCTTTTGCTGTTCTGTTAGATCCTGATGGTGTTATCATCGGTAAGAATTTGAGAGGCAGAGAGTTAGAGGTTAAGTTAGAAGAGATTTTCAATAACGAGGGTTAA
- a CDS encoding glycosyltransferase family 39 protein — MAPLKNFKQEPNIKIIHLSILSILYLALAFFLFHQLGVKYVNDTHRYLDYATRLKSGFQIDEHNIWYISYVFFIYLLRAISGSDNYLVIILAQYFLGCLACLSLYQTAYRIFNNRWAGFTAALLYISFYEVMSWHSYLLCESLYVSLVCFSLFFLSHTVHRRSIISGCLTTVFIILTCFAKPTGIALVAAVVAVLIYQLWIKEKRKYVKWPLAILGAGIVLYAANTMLYTFNFIGDYETGEIIYAIGTVPYQEEFKYLMITVPSHLNLPEDNWPPLFQMVYFIVANLWYFLKLFFIKAFYFLAHFRPYWSWKHNIYAVGFLGAIYFFTFRAFSYQLPKKVMIFCCVYVLVHIMSVGFTTVDWDGRFLMPVLPVLFILASQPLIAFISRSLLRDKSEML; from the coding sequence GTGGCGCCTTTAAAAAACTTTAAGCAAGAGCCGAATATTAAGATTATTCATCTAAGTATTTTATCAATACTTTATTTGGCTCTTGCTTTTTTCCTTTTTCACCAGTTAGGTGTAAAATATGTAAATGACACCCACCGCTATCTTGATTATGCCACTCGGCTCAAATCAGGATTTCAGATAGATGAGCATAACATCTGGTACATTTCTTATGTATTCTTCATTTACCTGCTAAGAGCCATTTCGGGCTCTGATAATTATCTGGTCATTATCCTGGCTCAATACTTTCTTGGTTGTTTGGCGTGTCTTAGTCTTTATCAAACAGCATATCGAATCTTTAACAACAGGTGGGCCGGTTTTACGGCAGCATTATTATATATTAGCTTCTATGAGGTGATGAGCTGGCATTCTTATTTATTGTGTGAGTCTCTTTATGTAAGCTTAGTTTGCTTCTCCCTGTTCTTCCTGAGTCATACTGTACATCGTAGATCAATCATTTCGGGGTGTCTTACAACAGTGTTCATAATATTAACATGTTTTGCTAAGCCCACAGGCATTGCATTAGTTGCTGCGGTTGTAGCCGTGCTGATTTATCAACTATGGATAAAAGAGAAACGTAAGTATGTAAAATGGCCTCTTGCAATACTTGGTGCAGGGATAGTTTTGTATGCTGCCAACACCATGCTTTACACCTTCAACTTCATAGGAGATTATGAAACAGGTGAAATTATATATGCCATTGGTACTGTTCCATATCAGGAGGAGTTTAAGTATTTAATGATCACGGTGCCGAGTCACCTGAATTTGCCTGAAGATAACTGGCCGCCTCTTTTCCAAATGGTTTACTTCATAGTAGCAAATCTCTGGTATTTTCTAAAACTGTTTTTCATTAAAGCTTTTTACTTTTTAGCTCATTTTAGGCCATATTGGTCGTGGAAACATAATATCTATGCAGTAGGTTTTCTAGGTGCAATCTACTTTTTTACATTTCGAGCCTTTAGCTATCAACTTCCGAAGAAGGTGATGATTTTTTGTTGTGTTTATGTTCTAGTACACATCATGAGCGTTGGTTTTACAACAGTAGATTGGGATGGTCGGTTTTTAATGCCGGTTCTACCTGTGCTTTTTATTCTGGCTTCTCAGCCCCTTATAGCCTTTATAAGTCGCTCTTTGCTAAGAGATAAGTCGGAAATGTTATAG
- a CDS encoding LytR/AlgR family response regulator transcription factor: MNEINLTIIEDKPDELEHLKSLLQESDLAEFRIQKEISTLSAAIQYFKSDPKTDLVIMDIQLPDGVSFDIFKSITVEIPIIFTSTYEHYVLQAIKVNGIDYLIKPIQKEDLHSALERFLKQHNKSKAYELDEIKAIVSSFVPKSYKSSFLVNYKQKMVLVDVSDVAYCYVKEKGTFIVTHSGQEYLVDYYLDQLENDLDPNRFYRINRQYLMSRPAIKEIENYFNGRLLIKVNPEAADQIIISKKKVSHFKEWADS; the protein is encoded by the coding sequence ATGAATGAGATAAACCTCACCATTATTGAAGACAAACCAGATGAACTGGAACATTTAAAATCCCTTTTACAAGAATCTGACCTTGCCGAATTTCGCATTCAAAAGGAAATTTCAACCTTAAGTGCTGCTATTCAATACTTTAAGTCTGACCCAAAAACAGACCTGGTCATCATGGATATTCAGCTTCCTGATGGTGTTAGTTTCGATATTTTCAAAAGCATCACTGTAGAAATACCCATTATATTTACTTCTACCTATGAGCATTATGTGCTGCAGGCCATTAAGGTCAACGGTATTGATTATCTCATTAAGCCAATACAAAAGGAGGATCTCCATAGTGCTTTAGAAAGATTTTTAAAGCAGCATAACAAATCTAAGGCCTATGAATTGGACGAAATAAAGGCTATAGTAAGCTCATTCGTTCCTAAAAGTTATAAGTCTAGTTTCTTGGTTAATTATAAGCAAAAAATGGTGCTGGTAGATGTCAGTGATGTAGCCTATTGCTATGTGAAGGAAAAAGGCACATTCATAGTCACCCATAGCGGACAAGAATATCTGGTGGACTATTACCTGGATCAGCTTGAAAATGACCTAGACCCCAATAGATTCTACAGAATAAACAGGCAATACTTGATGTCAAGACCTGCCATAAAAGAAATTGAAAACTATTTCAATGGCCGTCTATTAATAAAAGTAAATCCTGAAGCTGCTGATCAGATAATCATCAGTAAGAAAAAGGTATCTCATTTCAAGGAATGGGCAGATTCATAA
- a CDS encoding tetratricopeptide repeat-containing sensor histidine kinase, with the protein MKRLFLLYFLIVYSAGNAQNRVDSLENILRQQNLKPSVRINVLNALSTEYLGNDTTGFLTTNQQAINLASKENNLPELVTAHLLTAKYEQKSGNFEEALHICDELLSFCRQNSYTNGVVRALSKKGDIKNKIGSFDQALDIFNQAYSLALGSRDSSEFASIYNNMGISYYRMGILDSALYYYEAALTQRIHEADSNGVAVGMINLGGIYYKEANFQDALNNFISAAQIAKRLHNTSYLAIALNNMGLAHWRLGEYDKALSDFNESYELAKSLNNKPTMAFCIGNMAIIAHEKADYPSSLEYYLKAEEMWQDMNDSTGLGTTYYNLGLLFTDWKEDSTAYGYYLKSLKIREAIDDVDGEISVYNALGTYYDEAGELQKARESFEHALTLNESVGNKTKTIEIYLNLSNLYIHLGQLDSSKYILEKGLDLSKEIVAPALQADIHCALGEYYIKKEAYNKAISYLNKTLQYCQKNQLKELESKSHKLLSEAYSALGYHQKAYQALSLHLSLRDSIYNQDVIRKTSRIEAKYAFQKERDSLAFAQKEAQLTFETKIEKEKSRRLWTTLILIMALLIAILMAYLLHNRQKKNRILREQKEELDQALTINNKFFSIISHDLRGFVLEFISISGILLHYTNQKRLDLIQDLSNNMRRSSQNTLLLLDNLLQWSINKENSFPITKTVISVNDLLIEIIELFKAHAESKQISLEFETEPDIYLNGDENSLKTIFRNLINNAIKFSESGSSVQINSYSDNGNITVMIQDKGVGMTAQKLSEINQLKATSDKGTKNESGVGLGMRLVMEFAERSKAQVIIASELGTGTTVKVIFASSTTTQP; encoded by the coding sequence TTGAAAAGGTTATTTCTCTTGTACTTTCTCATCGTGTATTCTGCAGGTAATGCTCAGAACCGTGTAGATTCTCTTGAGAATATTTTGAGACAACAGAATTTAAAGCCATCGGTAAGAATAAATGTACTCAACGCCTTATCCACAGAATACCTGGGTAACGATACTACAGGATTTCTTACTACTAATCAGCAAGCCATAAATCTTGCTTCTAAAGAAAATAACCTGCCTGAGCTAGTTACTGCCCATTTGCTCACAGCCAAATACGAGCAGAAATCTGGTAATTTTGAAGAAGCTTTGCATATATGTGATGAATTACTCTCCTTTTGTAGGCAGAATTCCTATACCAATGGTGTAGTTAGAGCACTATCTAAAAAAGGTGATATAAAAAATAAGATAGGCAGTTTTGACCAAGCGCTTGACATTTTTAACCAGGCATATAGTTTAGCTCTTGGCTCTCGTGATTCCAGTGAATTTGCCTCTATCTACAATAATATGGGCATCAGCTACTACAGAATGGGTATTCTAGACTCAGCTCTTTATTACTATGAGGCCGCTCTGACCCAAAGAATTCATGAGGCTGATTCCAATGGTGTAGCTGTTGGTATGATTAATTTGGGTGGTATTTATTATAAAGAAGCGAATTTCCAAGATGCTCTAAACAATTTTATTTCTGCTGCTCAAATAGCCAAACGACTGCATAATACATCCTATTTGGCCATTGCTCTAAACAACATGGGATTAGCTCACTGGAGGCTCGGTGAATATGATAAAGCCCTCAGCGATTTTAATGAATCTTACGAACTGGCAAAATCTTTAAATAACAAACCAACCATGGCTTTTTGCATAGGTAATATGGCCATTATAGCTCATGAGAAGGCAGATTACCCTTCTTCGCTGGAATACTACCTTAAAGCCGAAGAAATGTGGCAAGACATGAACGATTCCACAGGTTTGGGAACCACCTACTATAACCTTGGCTTACTTTTCACAGATTGGAAAGAGGATTCAACAGCATACGGCTATTACCTAAAGTCATTAAAAATTAGAGAAGCTATCGATGATGTTGATGGCGAAATTTCAGTTTACAATGCCTTGGGCACTTATTATGATGAAGCCGGAGAACTTCAGAAAGCTAGGGAATCATTTGAACATGCATTAACACTCAATGAAAGCGTAGGTAATAAGACCAAAACCATTGAAATATACCTTAATCTGAGTAATCTATATATTCATCTTGGTCAACTTGATTCCTCCAAATATATACTTGAAAAAGGCCTGGACCTATCCAAAGAAATTGTAGCTCCAGCACTGCAAGCAGATATACACTGCGCACTAGGAGAATATTATATCAAAAAAGAAGCTTACAATAAAGCCATTTCATATCTAAATAAGACACTTCAATACTGTCAAAAGAATCAGTTGAAAGAGCTTGAAAGCAAAAGTCATAAGCTGCTCTCGGAGGCATATTCTGCTTTAGGCTATCATCAAAAAGCTTATCAGGCCTTGTCATTGCACTTATCATTACGAGACAGCATTTATAATCAAGATGTAATAAGAAAAACAAGTCGTATTGAGGCCAAATATGCTTTTCAGAAAGAACGAGACTCCTTGGCTTTTGCACAGAAGGAGGCACAGCTTACGTTCGAAACGAAAATAGAAAAAGAAAAATCCAGAAGACTATGGACTACACTTATTCTCATAATGGCATTACTTATAGCCATTTTGATGGCCTATCTTCTACATAATAGACAAAAGAAAAACAGAATTTTACGAGAGCAAAAGGAAGAATTAGATCAGGCTTTAACCATCAATAATAAGTTCTTTTCCATTATCTCTCACGATCTGCGCGGGTTTGTACTGGAATTCATAAGTATTTCCGGGATACTGCTACACTATACCAATCAAAAGCGTCTTGATTTGATTCAGGATTTAAGCAATAACATGAGGCGATCATCTCAAAATACTCTGTTGCTTCTAGACAATTTGCTTCAATGGTCAATAAACAAAGAAAACAGTTTCCCAATTACAAAGACGGTAATTTCTGTCAATGACCTTCTTATTGAAATTATTGAATTATTTAAAGCACACGCCGAAAGCAAGCAGATATCCCTTGAGTTTGAAACGGAGCCTGACATATATTTAAATGGCGATGAGAATAGCTTAAAAACCATTTTCAGAAACTTAATTAATAATGCTATTAAATTCTCAGAATCAGGTAGTTCTGTTCAAATAAACTCCTATAGTGATAATGGTAACATCACGGTGATGATTCAAGATAAAGGAGTAGGAATGACCGCTCAAAAGCTGTCTGAAATTAATCAACTGAAGGCAACGTCTGATAAAGGCACCAAAAATGAGTCCGGAGTGGGTCTGGGTATGAGACTAGTGATGGAATTTGCAGAGCGAAGTAAGGCACAGGTAATAATTGCAAGTGAATTAGGTACAGGAACTACTGTAAAGGTTATCTTTGCCAGCTCAACAACCACCCAGCCTTAG